Proteins encoded in a region of the Planococcus citri chromosome 1, ihPlaCitr1.1, whole genome shotgun sequence genome:
- the LOC135831733 gene encoding uncharacterized protein LOC135831733 — translation MNVFFPSTEEMSLSSDNETTDSDDDTLVATEDRKMWKLITSSSLDDSTNDASIACYETERNLDRGVYKDVSVQVESYIYNLDQVTLALKSDYFEKLFTSDFVKMKNGVVEIQTIDSDTFSTIIDIMYDDNLEAYLNVENFAALLIAMDYLQMQIDLKVFRDFLTKNLQSTSLLSCGVCKLLGSIADNSNFEYLLPTIYQYLSIHLINILRFDDFLLLPIEALVKIITRNRFPRYAAEKQRIPLICTKWICNDIGNRLIHMTDLVNAAKYRYGFHFKLDGRSMDAQFLIDIDNLRQQKKEMERYFNNLLNQNGQIDPAERELKENNPNAQVYSIINKINEKAKWSSFLENKYFCDITVKVGKETYHLHRWKLDSSTNYFYKGDDDEKSPKTSDTDVDFELDDIDELTFDAIIEYIYFDRLDFESNVEICDLLRSSELLRIYELTYLCINRISVHLNTNNPRIWADFIKILNFIVCKDNYNDLCVLFREHIVSTWPKICTLPDFCTISCIILESILKLENLEINHPDEILDSCSKWIAHDAQNRYQFLPRIANSISRNHHINPCSPVENPADWKVCSVEFVKNKLWEMLRSVSSVISNNSSQNEPGLAQQPAFIAPLKIVNDGLFDILDLNFNIIKSVHLLSSGYYCEKPSAALINNNLFILFKIQKKFSFQVYNLASKKFFSLALFNRLIKMDDQQLTLLNCNDELYCCCENGAILKYSALLNRWRFIVKNVDGRDRMLYTSNGNTLYRFSRQTQMRTISFIAEAYDFEENMWISLPELPSRINRHYFSRISPTSLTAVDNDLAVSFASDIVFFNHEQLSWYDIEIGIPGCPSRDFGAFILTQRQGKVVCMRDKKLWYVSTDNGKSTSNQKILPDKYSTGIVAVQYVS, via the exons ATGAATGTGTTTTTTCCTTCAACCGAGGAAATGTCCCTTTCTTCCGATAATGAAACCACCGATTCCGACGATGATACCCTGGTAGCAACTGAAGATAGAAAAATGTGGAAACTAATTACTTCGTCAAGTCTGGATGATTCGACAAATGATGCATCGATTGCATGCTATGAAACGGAAAGGAATTTGGACAGAGGTGTATATAAAGACGTTTCCGTACAAGTGGAATCCTATATTTATAATCTAGATCAAGTAACACTGGCGTTAAAATCGGattatttcgaaaaactttTCACCTCTGATTTCGTCAAGATGAAAAATGGTGTTGTAGAGATTCAAACGATTGATAGTGATACATTTTCCACCATAATCGATATCATGTACGACGACAATCTGGAAGCTTACTTAAACGTGGAAAATTTCGCTGCGTTGCTAATAGCGATGGATTATCTTCAAATGCAAATAGACTTGAAAGTTTTTCGTGATTTCTTGACCAAAAACTTGCAATCAACTTCGTTACTTTCCTGCGGCGTATGCAAGTTACTCGGTTCCATCGCAGACAATTCGAATTTCGAGTATCTATTGCCGACGATTTACCAGTATCTTTCTATTCATCTCATCAACATTCTCAGATTTGACGATTTCCTTCTTTTACCCATCGAAGCATTAGTGAAAATCATCACGAGGAATCGATTCCCGCGATACGCGGCAGAAAAACAGAGAATTCCTCTAATTTGCACCAAATGGATCTGCAACGATATCGGAAACCGACTAATTCATATGACAGATCTAGTCAACGCTGCTAAATATCGATACGGATTCCATTTCAAATTGGACGGCCGAAGCATGGACGCGCAATTTCTAATCGATATCGACAATCTACGCCAGCAAAAAAAAGAGATGGAAAGATATTTCAATAATCTGCTGAATCAGAATGGACAAATTGATCCTG CTGAACGAGAATTAAAGGAGAATAATCCGAACGCGCAAGTTTACAGCATCATCAACAAAATCAACGAAAAGGCTAAGTGGagctcatttttggaaaacaagtATTTCTGCGATATCACAGTCAAGGTTGGAAAAGAAACGTATCATCTTCATCGTTGGAAATTGGATTCAAGcacgaattatttttataagggcgatgatgatgaaaaatcaccgaaaacGTCGGACACAGATGTGGACTTTGAGCTCGATGATATCGACGAATTGACATTCGATGCGATAATCGAATACATATATTTCGATAGGCTCGACTTCGAATCTAACGTGGAAATTTGCGATTTACTAAGAAGCAGCGAATTATTGAGAATCTACGAGTTGACGTACTTATGTATAAACCGAATCAGCGTACATCTGAATACGAATAATCCGCGTATTTGGGCCGATTTCATTAAAATCTTGAATTTCATCGTCTGCAAGGATAATTACAACGACTTGTGTGTCCTTTTCCGCGAGCACATCGTTTCCACATGGCCGAAAATATGCACGTTGCCTGATTTTTGTACTATTTCTTGCATTATATTGGAAAGTATTCTTAAATTGGAGAATCTGGAAATCAATCATCCTGATGAGATTTTAGACAGTTGTTCAAAGTGGATCGCTCACGATGCTCAAAACCGGTACCAGTTTTTGCCTCGAATCGCCAATTCAATCAGTCGTAATCACCATATAAATCCCTGTAGCCCTGTGGAAAATCCTGCAGATTGGAAAGTCTGCTCCGTGGAATTCGTTAAGAATAAATTATGGGAAATGTTACGCTCCGTTTCGTCGGTCATTTCAAATAACAGTTCGCAGAATGAACCAGGATTAGCGCAACAACCGGCGTTCATCGCACCACTAAAAATAGTTAATGATGGTCTGTTTGATATTCTCGATCTTAATTTCAATATTATCAAAAGTGTGCACCTATTGTCTTCTGGTTATTATTGTGAAAAACCGTCCGCAGCTTTAATCAACAACAACTTattcattcttttcaaaatccaaaagaaGTTTTCATTCCAAGTCTACAACCTTGCGTCGAAAAAGTTCTTTTCGTTGGCTCTATTTAATCGATTAATAAAAATGGATGATCAACAACTAACCCTTTTGAATTGTAACGACGAATTATACTGCTGCTGCGAGAATGGCGCGATATTGAAGTATTCAGCCCTATTGAATCGTTGGAGGTTCATCGTGAAAAATGTAGATGGAAGAGACCGAATGCTGTATACCAGCAATGGAAACACGCTTTACAGGTTCAGCAGACAAACCCAGATGAGAACGATTTCTTTCATCGCCGAAGCGtatgattttgaagaaaatatgtGGATTTCACTGCCAGAATTACCGTCGCGAATAAATCGAcactatttttcaagaatctccCCTACTAGTCTGACTGCTGTTGACAATGACCTTGCGGTTTCGTTTGCTTCCGATATTGTGTTCTTCAATCATGAACAGCTATCATGGTATGATATCGAAATTGGTATTCCAGGCTGTCCCAGTAGGGATTTCGGCGCTTTTATTTTAACCCAGCGTCAAGGAAAAGTTGTGTGTATGCGAGATAAGAAGCTTTGGTATGTTTCTACCGATAACGGAAAGTCAACATCGAATCAGAAAATCCTGCCTGATAAGTATTCTACTGGTATTGTCGCAGTTCAATATGTTTCCTAA